In Armatimonadota bacterium, the following are encoded in one genomic region:
- a CDS encoding IS21 family transposase, with product MARLLRGEDVDEIREMRRQGLSITDIAELTGFDRKRVHKWLLQTGPPRYGPRAPRPNKLDPYKPY from the coding sequence GTGGCCCGACTGCTGCGAGGTGAGGACGTGGACGAGATTCGCGAGATGCGCCGGCAAGGCCTGTCGATCACCGACATCGCGGAGCTCACCGGGTTTGACCGTAAGAGGGTGCACAAATGGCTCCTCCAGACCGGGCCGCCGCGCTACGGCCCCCGCGCCCCGCGGCCGAACAAACTCGACCCCTACAAGCCCTAC
- a CDS encoding YbaK/EbsC family protein, with protein sequence MSRLFGQTLRAAPAEVRLESYRLLLRAGYVRPLAAATFGYLPLGVRVIRRIEQVLRGELEAIGGQEVVLPLPAPFEEAVARLAQSEVHSYRQLPRLLYRIRTGPGGDSPGPGGPLRTGEAAVVEAATLDADEAGLERQHPQLFWACDRLFRRVGLPGVIAVAANGEMTGESRGRAFVYLTEIGEETVVLCDRCGYAATRRAARCAKPIPQPEAPRPAEPVATPHAETIAALAQVLGVPPSRTAKVVLYQATVPGEGVGETREVLVMGIVRGDMSLDEGKLARAIGARRLRPAAAETIRAAGAVPGYASPVGLARGSVLVVVDDLVAASANLVAGANREGFHLRNVNVGRDFLPDAVVDLVEVQEGAPCVRCGQALRLVQGVEVGHIRPPGAHLTQALGAYYVDAEGQRHPVVMGSCGIDIGRLLECLAEAHHDSSGLRWPASVAPYEVHLVRLAGREPEVAARSDELYVTLTEAGVEVLYDDREGSAGVKFTDADLIGLPLRLTVSGRTLRQGGVELKARDEQASRLIPWEGVLAAVRQDLERRRAAAVAPRPGIAHPEAEMG encoded by the coding sequence ATGTCCCGGCTCTTCGGCCAGACGCTGCGGGCGGCACCCGCCGAGGTGCGACTGGAAAGCTACCGCCTGCTGCTGCGGGCGGGGTACGTCCGCCCGCTGGCTGCTGCCACCTTCGGCTACCTGCCGCTGGGCGTGCGCGTCATCCGCAGGATCGAGCAGGTTCTCCGAGGGGAGCTGGAGGCCATCGGCGGGCAGGAAGTGGTGCTGCCGCTGCCTGCCCCATTCGAGGAGGCGGTGGCCCGCCTGGCGCAAAGCGAGGTCCACTCCTACCGGCAGCTCCCGCGGCTGCTCTATCGGATCCGCACCGGGCCCGGAGGTGACTCCCCCGGGCCCGGCGGGCCGCTGCGCACCGGGGAGGCGGCCGTGGTGGAGGCCGCCACCCTGGATGCCGACGAGGCGGGGCTGGAAAGGCAGCATCCACAGCTCTTCTGGGCCTGCGACCGCCTCTTCCGCCGCGTGGGCCTGCCAGGGGTCATTGCCGTGGCCGCCAATGGGGAGATGACCGGGGAGAGCAGAGGGCGTGCCTTCGTCTACCTGACGGAGATAGGAGAGGAGACAGTGGTCCTCTGCGACCGCTGCGGGTACGCCGCCACCCGCCGGGCGGCCCGCTGCGCCAAGCCCATCCCCCAGCCGGAAGCCCCCAGGCCGGCGGAGCCTGTGGCCACGCCGCACGCCGAGACCATCGCCGCCCTGGCGCAGGTCCTGGGCGTCCCTCCCAGCCGCACAGCCAAGGTGGTGCTCTACCAGGCTACGGTTCCGGGAGAAGGCGTGGGGGAGACGCGCGAGGTCCTGGTCATGGGGATCGTCCGGGGGGACATGAGCCTGGACGAGGGAAAGCTCGCCCGCGCCATCGGGGCCCGCCGGCTGCGGCCTGCCGCCGCTGAGACCATCCGCGCCGCCGGCGCGGTGCCCGGCTATGCCTCCCCGGTCGGCCTGGCCCGCGGCTCCGTACTGGTGGTAGTGGATGACCTGGTGGCCGCCTCGGCCAACCTGGTCGCGGGGGCCAACCGGGAGGGTTTCCACCTGCGCAACGTGAACGTGGGCCGGGACTTCCTCCCCGACGCCGTGGTGGATCTGGTGGAGGTCCAGGAGGGAGCTCCCTGCGTCCGCTGCGGGCAGGCGCTGCGCCTGGTGCAGGGCGTGGAGGTCGGCCACATCCGACCGCCGGGCGCCCACCTCACGCAGGCCCTCGGAGCCTACTACGTCGACGCGGAAGGGCAACGTCACCCCGTGGTCATGGGGTCATGTGGGATCGACATCGGCCGGCTCCTGGAGTGTCTTGCTGAGGCTCACCACGACTCATCAGGACTGCGCTGGCCCGCAAGCGTCGCCCCCTACGAAGTCCACCTGGTGCGCCTGGCCGGACGGGAGCCGGAGGTGGCCGCACGATCCGATGAGCTCTACGTCACACTGACAGAGGCCGGGGTGGAGGTCCTCTACGACGACCGGGAGGGGAGCGCCGGGGTGAAGTTCACCGACGCCGACCTGATCGGCCTGCCGCTGCGGCTGACCGTGAGCGGGCGGACGCTGCGGCAGGGCGGGGTGGAGCTGAAGGCACGGGATGAGCAGGCCTCCCGCCTCATTCCCTGGGAGGGAGTGCTCGCGGCTGTACGGCAGGACCTGGAGCGCCGGCGGGCGGCGGCCGTGGCTCCCAGGCCTGGCATCGCCCACCCGGAGGCCGAGATGGGATGA
- the proS gene encoding proline--tRNA ligase: MTVGYVKEIPSKAEAFSDWYTAVCLRAELADYSPVRGMMVIRPYGYAIWEGIQRWLDARFKATGHMNAAFPLLVPESLLRQEAAHVKGFAPQVAWVTHGGDEPLAERLAVRPTSEAIMMPMYARWIQSYRDLPLLIVQWNSVVRWEKATRLFLRTAEFFWHEGHTAHRTAEEADAECRLILGIYKEFVENVLAIPLLVGRKPPSERFAGADWTYTLEALMPDGQAIQAGTTHFLGQNFGRAFNVKFLDEDNQEKYVWTTSWAISTRIIGALIMAHGDDRGLVLPPQIAPYQVVIVPIPGRDGAAVQERAAALAAQLGERFRVKLDDRDQYTPGWKFNEWEMRGVPLRVEIGPRDVAQNQVVLVRRTGLAREAVSLDGLPATVERILREIQDELMARARRFLQEHISDAQTVDEVAALIEARRGFVRVGWCEMPSCEETLRERSGASPRVIPLDDRPTGACVVCGMPAGATVYYARAY, from the coding sequence ATGACCGTCGGGTACGTCAAGGAAATCCCAAGTAAGGCGGAGGCCTTCTCTGACTGGTACACGGCTGTCTGCCTGCGGGCGGAGCTGGCCGACTACTCGCCGGTGCGGGGGATGATGGTGATCCGCCCCTACGGCTACGCCATCTGGGAGGGAATCCAGCGCTGGCTGGACGCCCGTTTCAAGGCCACCGGCCACATGAACGCCGCTTTCCCCCTGCTGGTGCCGGAGTCGCTGCTGCGGCAGGAGGCGGCGCACGTCAAGGGGTTCGCGCCTCAGGTGGCCTGGGTGACGCATGGCGGGGACGAGCCGCTGGCGGAGCGGCTGGCGGTGCGCCCGACCTCTGAAGCCATCATGATGCCCATGTACGCCAGGTGGATTCAGTCGTACCGCGACCTGCCGTTGCTCATCGTCCAGTGGAACAGCGTGGTGCGCTGGGAGAAGGCTACGCGCCTCTTTCTGCGCACCGCGGAGTTCTTCTGGCACGAGGGGCACACCGCCCACCGCACCGCGGAGGAGGCGGACGCGGAGTGCCGCCTCATCCTGGGGATCTACAAGGAGTTCGTGGAGAACGTCCTGGCCATCCCCCTCCTGGTTGGCCGCAAGCCCCCGAGCGAGCGCTTCGCCGGCGCGGACTGGACCTACACCCTGGAGGCACTGATGCCCGACGGCCAGGCCATCCAGGCCGGGACCACACACTTCCTGGGGCAGAACTTCGGCCGCGCCTTCAATGTCAAGTTCCTGGATGAGGACAACCAGGAGAAGTACGTCTGGACCACCTCCTGGGCCATCTCCACCCGGATCATCGGCGCGCTGATCATGGCCCACGGCGACGACCGGGGCCTGGTCCTGCCCCCGCAGATCGCCCCCTACCAGGTGGTCATCGTCCCCATCCCGGGACGGGACGGGGCGGCGGTACAGGAGCGCGCCGCCGCCCTGGCGGCGCAGCTGGGGGAGCGGTTCCGGGTGAAGCTGGACGACCGGGACCAGTACACCCCGGGGTGGAAGTTCAACGAGTGGGAGATGCGCGGCGTCCCCCTGCGGGTGGAGATCGGACCGCGGGATGTGGCACAGAACCAGGTGGTGCTGGTGCGACGCACCGGCCTGGCCAGGGAGGCGGTCTCGCTGGATGGACTGCCCGCCACCGTAGAGCGTATCCTGCGGGAGATTCAGGACGAGCTGATGGCCCGCGCGCGGCGCTTCCTGCAAGAGCACATCTCCGATGCTCAGACGGTGGACGAAGTCGCCGCCCTGATCGAAGCGCGCCGCGGGTTCGTCCGCGTGGGGTGGTGCGAGATGCCCTCCTGCGAGGAGACCCTCCGCGAGCGCTCCGGAGCCTCGCCCCGGGTCATCCCCCTGGACGACCGGCCGACGGGGGCCTGCGTGGTCTGCGGCATGCCGGCTGGGGCCACGGTGTACTACGCGCGGGCCTACTGA
- a CDS encoding amidohydrolase family protein, whose product MLPFAEIPLVDHHCHSLLVDQPRTVEAYRACFTESPDGEVPRHHVAHTVFYRRAIRDLAEFFGCAADEEAVLEARSRMPFSELVRECFAAANVAAALVDYGFRPRDHYAPGALAALLPCRTAPVLRLEALLQELLPAAPSLASLQDAFVAAIEEAPREGVVAFKTIIAYRSGLAVERHSPEALEAAFQAERAQAGSGPHRVTAKPLLDAMLWLALERIAPLELPVQVHAGFGDPDLHLVYANPAWLRPVFEYPAFRRVRFVLLHSYPYVAEAAWLASVYAHVYVDLSLAVPFLAHGATQALVDALAHAPLTKVLYASDAFSIPELFWLGGLHGRRALDRALRRIAAEGFLAEEEIPEAAGRILGGNARDLYSLERANRAEDGPTS is encoded by the coding sequence GTGCTGCCATTCGCTGAAATTCCCCTGGTCGACCACCACTGTCATTCCCTCCTGGTGGATCAGCCGCGGACGGTCGAGGCCTATCGTGCCTGCTTTACCGAAAGCCCGGACGGGGAGGTCCCCCGGCACCACGTTGCCCACACCGTCTTCTATCGGCGTGCCATCCGAGATCTGGCGGAGTTCTTCGGATGCGCGGCGGATGAGGAAGCGGTACTGGAAGCGCGATCTCGGATGCCTTTCTCCGAGCTCGTGCGGGAATGCTTCGCTGCGGCGAATGTGGCCGCTGCGCTGGTAGACTACGGATTCCGCCCCCGCGATCACTATGCGCCCGGCGCACTGGCCGCGCTGCTGCCGTGCCGGACGGCACCGGTGTTGCGGCTGGAGGCCCTCCTCCAGGAGCTGTTGCCGGCCGCTCCTTCCCTAGCTTCCCTACAGGATGCCTTCGTGGCGGCGATCGAGGAGGCTCCCCGGGAGGGGGTGGTGGCCTTCAAGACGATCATCGCCTACCGCAGCGGCCTGGCGGTGGAGCGCCATAGCCCCGAGGCGCTCGAGGCGGCATTTCAAGCCGAGAGGGCGCAGGCGGGGAGCGGACCGCACCGGGTCACGGCCAAGCCCCTCCTGGATGCCATGCTCTGGCTGGCTCTAGAGCGCATCGCCCCGCTGGAGCTGCCTGTCCAGGTCCACGCCGGGTTTGGCGATCCCGACCTGCATCTGGTCTACGCAAACCCCGCCTGGCTGCGGCCGGTGTTTGAGTACCCGGCTTTCCGCAGGGTGCGTTTCGTCTTGTTGCACAGCTATCCATACGTCGCGGAGGCTGCTTGGCTGGCCTCGGTCTATGCCCACGTCTACGTTGACCTGTCCCTGGCCGTACCCTTCCTCGCCCATGGCGCCACCCAGGCCCTGGTGGACGCCCTGGCCCACGCCCCGCTCACCAAGGTGCTGTACGCCTCGGACGCGTTCTCCATTCCTGAACTCTTCTGGCTGGGTGGCCTTCACGGGAGGCGGGCCCTGGATCGGGCCCTGCGGCGAATCGCCGCCGAAGGCTTTCTTGCCGAGGAGGAGATCCCGGAGGCGGCCGGGCGGATCCTTGGGGGGAATGCACGCGACCTCTACTCCCTGGAGCGCGCTAACCGAGCAGAGGACGGGCCAACCTCCTGA
- a CDS encoding glutamine synthetase family protein, protein MGKQTWATWAQEQGIRFVRFTYCDNANLIRAKAVPAERLDICVASGVGFSVAQQALPLMYDAVLPESGLGPVGEVWLMPDMETLTVLPYAPGAAVVLGDFHTAEGRAWEHCPRTFLRRMSEEAAAAGLRVEASFETEFYLFRQMPEEYRPLDDTVFAQTLAFDLAHDVLLNLLDTLQRMGLEPQLFYPESGPGQFELTIRHAPALQAADRQVLFREVVRGVAARHHLVASFAPKPLADKAGSGAHLHLSLWRQGQNALYDPADPLSLSEEGYWFIGGLLEHLPALCALTVPSVNSYRRIRPQFWAGAFTCYGQENREAAVRVITPRRGPESMNFELKTCDASANPYLALGAVIAAGLDGIRRRRHPGDPVEVDPASLSVEERRRRGILPLPASLGDAIAALQQDQVLWTALGEPLGTSYLAVRRGEWLALKDVSVEEEIRQHLMRY, encoded by the coding sequence ATGGGGAAGCAGACCTGGGCGACGTGGGCACAGGAGCAGGGAATCCGCTTCGTCCGGTTTACGTATTGCGATAATGCCAACCTGATCCGAGCGAAGGCCGTCCCCGCGGAGCGTCTCGACATCTGCGTCGCCTCCGGCGTTGGTTTCTCGGTGGCCCAGCAGGCCCTCCCCCTGATGTACGACGCTGTCCTGCCCGAATCGGGGCTGGGCCCGGTGGGCGAGGTGTGGCTGATGCCGGACATGGAGACCTTGACGGTCCTGCCCTATGCCCCGGGGGCGGCGGTTGTCCTGGGAGACTTTCATACCGCGGAGGGGCGGGCCTGGGAACACTGCCCCCGCACGTTCCTCCGGCGCATGAGCGAGGAGGCCGCTGCGGCGGGCCTGCGCGTGGAGGCGAGCTTCGAGACAGAATTCTACCTGTTCCGCCAGATGCCCGAGGAGTATCGTCCCCTCGATGACACGGTCTTCGCGCAGACGCTGGCCTTCGACCTGGCTCACGACGTGCTGCTGAACCTGCTGGACACACTACAGCGCATGGGGCTGGAACCGCAGCTCTTCTACCCCGAGTCCGGGCCCGGCCAGTTTGAGCTGACCATCCGACACGCTCCCGCGCTGCAGGCGGCGGATCGGCAAGTTCTCTTTCGGGAGGTGGTGCGCGGCGTGGCCGCCCGTCACCACCTGGTGGCCTCTTTCGCCCCCAAACCGCTGGCGGACAAGGCGGGCAGCGGCGCCCACCTCCACCTCAGCCTCTGGCGACAGGGGCAGAATGCGCTCTACGATCCGGCCGATCCACTGTCCCTCTCGGAGGAGGGGTACTGGTTCATTGGCGGCCTCCTGGAGCACCTGCCGGCACTGTGCGCGCTGACGGTTCCCAGCGTCAATTCCTACCGCCGCATCCGGCCGCAGTTCTGGGCCGGCGCGTTCACCTGCTACGGTCAGGAGAACCGCGAGGCGGCCGTGCGGGTTATTACTCCGCGGCGTGGACCGGAGAGCATGAACTTTGAACTTAAGACGTGCGACGCTAGTGCCAACCCCTACCTTGCCCTGGGCGCAGTCATCGCCGCCGGGCTGGACGGCATCCGCCGCCGCCGCCATCCCGGCGACCCGGTCGAGGTCGACCCCGCATCTCTTTCGGTCGAAGAGCGCCGCCGCCGGGGCATCCTGCCTCTGCCCGCCTCCCTGGGGGACGCCATCGCCGCGCTGCAGCAAGACCAGGTGCTGTGGACGGCCCTGGGCGAACCGCTGGGTACCTCCTATCTGGCCGTGCGGAGAGGGGAGTGGCTGGCGCTCAAGGACGTCTCGGTGGAGGAGGAGATCCGCCAGCACCTCATGCGGTACTGA